The Streptomyces sp. NBC_00224 genome has a window encoding:
- a CDS encoding MarR family winged helix-turn-helix transcriptional regulator produces MRRSETKRDNPDLGILAAGLLFGIQRELFARLAEDGFGDLRPQHGAILAFLDAEGSRATDLARRSGQHKQVVGKLVDELEALGYLYREPDPADRRAKLVLPTGRGLAQMKRSDAILADIERRHAHELGADDYAAFKHAFTKLVDHQRHQSTKAGS; encoded by the coding sequence ATGCGTCGGAGTGAGACCAAACGCGACAACCCTGACCTGGGGATTCTGGCCGCCGGCCTGCTGTTCGGCATCCAGCGTGAGCTGTTCGCGCGGCTGGCCGAGGACGGCTTCGGTGACCTGCGCCCGCAACACGGCGCGATCCTGGCATTCCTCGACGCCGAGGGCAGTCGTGCCACTGACCTGGCGCGCCGCTCCGGCCAGCACAAACAGGTAGTCGGCAAGCTCGTCGACGAGCTCGAAGCCCTCGGCTACCTATACCGGGAGCCGGATCCCGCGGACCGACGTGCCAAGCTCGTGCTGCCCACCGGGCGGGGCCTGGCGCAGATGAAGCGCTCCGACGCCATCCTCGCCGACATCGAGCGCCGCCACGCGCACGAACTCGGCGCCGACGACTACGCCGCGTTCAAGCACGCGTTCACGAAGCTGGTCGACCACCAGCGCCACCAGTCGACCAAGGCCGGCTCCTGA
- a CDS encoding papain-like cysteine protease family protein — protein MKKLVFTQLAQEESNWCWVATGLSIAQYFGRGTELRQADFYLKAGGPLGNVPEPEPGTWNLTAGLQQVQVGWQELGLAPGTLAVGTVKEESNGATAVAGILDFDVIKEEIEAGRPILTRVGRAAGDHALVIYGYDAETDGGTVHFSDPWARSSFATDSPPRDTYQSMPYSAYVENMEFRWLQSAYRIGQEPG, from the coding sequence ATGAAGAAGCTCGTTTTCACTCAGCTCGCCCAGGAAGAGAGCAACTGGTGCTGGGTTGCCACCGGGCTGAGTATCGCCCAGTACTTCGGTCGCGGCACGGAATTGAGGCAGGCTGATTTCTACCTCAAAGCCGGGGGACCCCTCGGGAACGTACCCGAGCCCGAGCCCGGCACCTGGAACCTGACCGCAGGTCTGCAGCAGGTTCAGGTCGGCTGGCAGGAACTCGGGCTGGCGCCGGGCACCCTTGCCGTCGGAACGGTCAAGGAGGAGAGCAACGGAGCCACTGCCGTCGCCGGCATCCTCGACTTCGATGTCATCAAGGAGGAGATCGAAGCGGGTCGGCCCATTCTGACCAGGGTGGGGCGTGCGGCCGGTGATCACGCCCTTGTCATCTACGGCTACGACGCCGAGACCGACGGTGGCACGGTCCACTTCAGCGATCCCTGGGCGCGGAGCAGTTTCGCCACTGACAGTCCGCCGAGGGACACTTACCAGAGCATGCCCTACTCCGCCTATGTCGAGAACATGGAGTTTCGGTGGTTGCAGTCGGCATACCGGATTGGGCAGGAGCCGGGGTGA
- a CDS encoding transposase family protein — protein MVIPLITSTPGASLVPYPAMLDVPHELVEHVSWLLHARRLEINSPWRRLGCFKQALLALAHLRKNETFAQLGAGFGVSEATAWRYVDETLEVLAAWAPGLREALVGLGDGDFVIVDGTLIPTDRIRAGEPYYSQKHKKHGMNVQVIARPDGTPLWFSRALPGRTHDLTAARAHGIVQACLTRQILILADRAYQGAGATVRTPYYHHRIQPSQYQRFNRVHARLRAPGERAFARLKSWRVLRRTRCSTNRVGRIIAAVHTLLTCSYSR, from the coding sequence GTGGTGATTCCACTCATCACATCGACGCCGGGGGCTTCGTTGGTTCCGTATCCTGCCATGCTCGATGTGCCGCACGAGCTTGTTGAGCATGTTTCCTGGCTGCTGCATGCCCGCAGACTGGAGATCAACTCGCCCTGGCGCAGGCTCGGTTGCTTCAAGCAGGCTCTTCTTGCGCTGGCTCATCTACGGAAGAACGAGACGTTCGCCCAGCTCGGGGCAGGTTTCGGTGTGTCCGAAGCCACCGCATGGAGGTACGTCGACGAGACACTCGAGGTCCTGGCCGCCTGGGCACCGGGCCTGCGAGAAGCTCTCGTCGGCCTGGGTGACGGCGACTTCGTCATCGTTGACGGCACCCTGATACCCACTGACCGGATCAGGGCGGGCGAGCCCTACTACTCGCAGAAGCACAAGAAGCACGGGATGAACGTGCAGGTCATTGCCCGTCCCGACGGGACACCCCTGTGGTTCTCGAGGGCTCTGCCCGGCCGGACCCACGACCTGACCGCGGCCCGTGCTCACGGAATCGTCCAGGCTTGTCTGACCCGGCAGATCCTCATCCTCGCCGACCGGGCCTACCAAGGAGCCGGTGCCACCGTCCGTACTCCCTACTACCACCACCGCATCCAGCCGTCGCAATACCAGCGGTTCAACCGCGTACACGCCCGCCTCCGGGCTCCGGGCGAACGCGCCTTCGCCCGCCTCAAGTCCTGGCGCGTTCTTCGCCGGACCAGATGCTCCACCAACCGCGTTGGACGTATCATCGCGGCCGTTCACACCCTCCTCACCTGCAGCTATTCAAGATGA
- a CDS encoding RNA-guided endonuclease InsQ/TnpB family protein produces the protein MQLRYSFRVYPEPAQRHALARAFGCARVVFNDGLRARREAHAAGLPYIKDTDLQKQVITAAKRTEERLWLGEVSSVALVQSLRDLHTAYRNFFSSVTGKRKGPKVAPPRFKSKRDQRQSIRLTANGFSLRDNGKLYVAKVGDLRVRWSRPLPAMPTSVTVTMDAASRYWASFVVDTDPQFLPELDTETGIDLGLSAFAVLSDGTKISAPRFLRRAEKKLKRLQKDLSRKAKGSKNRAKARIKVARQHARVADRRRDWHHKESTKIIRDNQAVYVEDLAVSGLARTRLAKSVHDAGWSAFVNMLEYKAAKHGRHFAKIGRFEPTSQVCSACGIKDGPKPLSVREWTCQECGTVHDRDINAAKNIRAAGQADRLNASGAPVRRASVPAQRREAGSHQKDLTAQAGIPVL, from the coding sequence GTGCAGCTCCGGTACAGCTTCCGCGTGTACCCTGAGCCCGCCCAGCGCCACGCGCTGGCCAGGGCGTTCGGGTGCGCCCGCGTGGTCTTCAACGACGGCCTCAGGGCCCGTCGGGAAGCACACGCTGCGGGGCTGCCGTACATCAAGGACACCGACTTGCAAAAGCAGGTCATCACCGCCGCGAAGCGCACAGAGGAACGACTGTGGCTGGGTGAGGTGTCCTCGGTGGCACTGGTTCAGTCGCTTCGCGATCTGCACACCGCCTACCGGAACTTCTTCTCCTCGGTCACCGGCAAGCGCAAGGGACCGAAGGTCGCGCCGCCCAGGTTCAAGTCCAAGAGGGACCAGCGGCAGTCGATCCGACTCACCGCCAACGGATTCTCCCTGCGCGACAACGGCAAGCTGTACGTGGCGAAGGTCGGGGACCTGCGGGTGCGCTGGTCTCGTCCGCTTCCAGCCATGCCGACCTCGGTCACGGTCACGATGGACGCGGCCAGCCGCTACTGGGCTTCGTTCGTCGTGGACACCGACCCGCAGTTCCTGCCCGAACTGGACACCGAGACCGGCATCGATCTCGGCCTGTCCGCATTCGCCGTCCTCTCAGACGGTACGAAGATCTCCGCCCCGCGCTTCCTACGCCGCGCCGAGAAGAAACTCAAGCGGTTGCAGAAGGACCTCAGCCGCAAGGCCAAGGGATCGAAGAACCGGGCCAAGGCCCGTATCAAGGTCGCACGCCAGCACGCCCGCGTGGCGGACCGGCGGCGGGACTGGCACCACAAGGAATCCACGAAGATCATCCGCGACAACCAAGCGGTGTACGTGGAAGACCTCGCGGTGTCCGGTCTCGCACGTACTAGGCTCGCCAAGTCCGTGCACGACGCCGGATGGTCGGCGTTCGTCAACATGCTGGAGTACAAGGCCGCCAAACACGGCCGGCACTTCGCAAAGATCGGACGGTTCGAGCCGACCTCTCAGGTCTGCTCCGCTTGCGGGATCAAGGACGGCCCCAAGCCCCTGAGTGTCCGTGAGTGGACCTGCCAGGAGTGCGGGACCGTCCACGACCGCGACATCAACGCCGCCAAAAACATTCGGGCCGCTGGACAAGCGGACCGGCTAAACGCCAGTGGAGCGCCGGTAAGACGGGCATCCGTGCCCGCACAGCGCCGTGAAGCAGGAAGCCACCAGAAGGACCTGACGGCCCAGGCTGGAATCCCCGTCCTTTAG
- the tnpA gene encoding IS200/IS605 family transposase has translation MATDGEYRRGRHVVSGMHVHLVFVTKYRRGVFNDEMLNVCEATMRKVCEDFEAELVEFNGEDDHVHLLVHYPPKVAVSGLVNSLKGVSARILRRDFTGRVNRAIMHGHFWSPSYFAASCGGAPLTVVRQYIEQQRRPL, from the coding sequence ATGGCTACCGATGGCGAATACAGGCGTGGCAGGCACGTGGTGTCTGGGATGCACGTTCATTTGGTCTTCGTGACCAAGTACCGGCGTGGTGTGTTCAACGACGAGATGCTGAACGTGTGCGAGGCGACCATGCGGAAGGTGTGCGAGGACTTCGAGGCTGAGCTAGTCGAGTTCAACGGCGAGGATGACCACGTGCATCTGCTGGTGCACTACCCGCCGAAGGTAGCCGTGTCCGGCCTCGTGAACAGCCTCAAGGGCGTGTCCGCCCGAATCCTGCGCCGGGACTTCACCGGCCGAGTGAACCGGGCGATCATGCACGGCCACTTCTGGTCGCCCAGCTACTTCGCCGCGTCCTGCGGCGGCGCCCCGCTCACGGTGGTGCGGCAGTACATCGAACAGCAGCGTCGGCCGCTATAG
- a CDS encoding serine hydrolase domain-containing protein, which produces MSTTSTVVHGTVAGGFEGVRDRLASAAEAEPGLSAQLAVYHRGRQVVDLWTGPGLTGDSLLGLFSSGKGAAHLVLALLAQDGVIDLDTAVAAYWPAFAAEGKAGISVRDLLAHKAGLIGVDGGFTPAELADDRLLAARLAAQKPYWAPGTAYGYHAFVIGALTGEVVRRATGTSLQEVFEQRIRAPHHLDFHLGLPADQEHRYLPVQPLLPHQQEIAQANLPAPDSLTGIAFNFNAPEPTDLVEFANTRAVRALGPASAGSVGTARGLARMYAAAIGELDGHAPLLKPDVLAEFTTPHTSGTDVVTGERDHFLLGFEAQAVRYPSLGADAFGHSGAVGAQSFADPRSGIAYSYTRRRFSFGGGGGAPENRELIATVVESAA; this is translated from the coding sequence ATGTCCACCACCAGCACCGTTGTGCACGGCACTGTCGCCGGAGGCTTCGAGGGTGTACGTGACCGCCTCGCCTCGGCCGCCGAAGCGGAGCCCGGTCTCTCGGCGCAGCTCGCCGTCTACCACCGAGGCCGGCAGGTGGTGGATCTGTGGACCGGCCCCGGCCTGACCGGGGACTCGCTGCTGGGGCTGTTCTCGTCCGGCAAAGGTGCGGCACACCTGGTCCTGGCGCTGCTGGCCCAGGACGGCGTGATCGATCTCGACACCGCGGTCGCCGCGTACTGGCCCGCATTCGCCGCCGAGGGCAAGGCCGGGATCAGCGTGCGGGATCTGCTGGCCCACAAGGCCGGACTGATCGGCGTTGACGGCGGCTTCACGCCCGCCGAACTCGCCGATGACCGGCTGCTCGCGGCCCGGCTGGCCGCCCAGAAGCCCTATTGGGCCCCGGGCACCGCCTATGGCTATCACGCCTTCGTCATCGGCGCCCTGACCGGCGAGGTGGTGCGCCGTGCCACCGGGACCTCGCTGCAGGAAGTCTTCGAGCAGCGGATCCGCGCGCCCCACCACCTCGACTTCCACCTCGGCCTGCCCGCCGACCAGGAGCACCGCTATCTGCCGGTCCAGCCGTTGCTGCCGCACCAGCAGGAAATCGCCCAGGCGAACCTGCCCGCCCCAGACTCCCTCACCGGTATCGCCTTCAACTTCAACGCTCCCGAGCCGACCGATCTCGTCGAGTTCGCCAACACCCGCGCCGTGCGTGCGCTCGGCCCTGCCTCGGCCGGAAGTGTCGGCACCGCCCGTGGTCTGGCACGGATGTACGCCGCCGCGATCGGTGAACTCGACGGCCATGCGCCGCTGCTGAAGCCGGACGTGCTCGCCGAGTTCACCACGCCGCACACCTCCGGCACCGACGTGGTGACCGGTGAGCGTGACCACTTCCTCCTCGGGTTCGAGGCCCAGGCGGTCCGCTACCCCAGCCTGGGCGCCGACGCCTTCGGGCACAGCGGCGCGGTCGGCGCCCAGTCGTTCGCCGACCCCCGCAGCGGCATCGCCTACAGCTACACCCGCCGCCGCTTCTCCTTCGGCGGTGGAGGCGGCGCCCCCGAGAACCGGGAGCTCATCGCCACCGTGGTCGAGTCCGCTGCCTGA
- a CDS encoding BTAD domain-containing putative transcriptional regulator, protein MPTTASPGHSSGHSSGGDSGRTSAYRFTVLGPLRVHDGSAEVRVGAPQTQAVLAVLLLRARTPVSRRELIAAVWGDEAPPGVLGSLHTQIFTLRRLLEPGRVPRATARTLLTTGDGYTLRVAPEDVDLTVFEFRTAEARRAWAAGRPERARSLFVSALDLWRGRPLAGVPGPYAEAQRTRLEELRLSAVEARWEAEIVLGGHDNAIGPLRVLAAEHPWRERVHELLMTALYHAGRQADALDVHARVRRALAEELGTRPGPGLDRLHQEILNPGPGRQAGDAAERRAPDRSYGPAQLPQHIADFTGRNDEADRLCAALEKGGIVAVSTISGMGGIGKTALAVHVAQRIRHRFPDGQLYVDLRGTDPRPAEPMEVLGRFLCALGVRAGYLPTLPEERAALYRSMLATRQVLVVLDNARDPAQVRDLLPGAPGSAVLLTSRSRLVGLTGATLVDLRPMARAEALELLTRIVGEESVSAEPEAAVEVLDACGHLPLAVRIVASRLVARPDHALAETVALLADERRRLGALKAEDTAVETTFRLGMELLDAEHVRAFWLLALPEVPELSVPVAAALLARPEWEAEELCESLVDLSLLESVAPGCYRYHDLLRLFARQTAFTEVPDHERTAALTRLLEFCLATALDAHRASLPDDVFPGHVAPLRCEGLDFTGPQKATAWLLDEQTSLLGLIEQAAGDTSLSLTVCADLLLAADPLGRLGAQPYGIERAARTLAEAARAAGHRTAEARALYMLGSSVQHRFAMRLGTPSLDRAIELCRAAGDRRLLAHVLITRGGGALALRDFTFAHTLLTEALTHSRALASRGIEAYALGFLGLALLATGRAEEALAHCREAVAVTRATGDIAGQANALHNLGQVCLRTGRTSETFNHLHESLRLWRQTGSRFREGLLLGAIAEAHNLAGRPVEAAEHAARARDIAEARGDAGILARALAQLGHAHRVQGDTDEAREHYRRAESVFRELGLPDADDIARHLREL, encoded by the coding sequence ATGCCCACCACTGCCTCGCCCGGCCACTCCTCCGGCCACTCCTCCGGCGGCGATTCCGGGCGAACTTCCGCCTACCGCTTCACCGTTCTCGGTCCCCTTCGCGTGCACGACGGGTCGGCCGAGGTGCGCGTCGGCGCGCCCCAGACGCAGGCGGTGCTCGCGGTCCTGCTGCTACGGGCGCGTACCCCCGTGTCCCGCCGGGAACTGATCGCCGCGGTCTGGGGCGACGAGGCCCCGCCCGGTGTGCTGGGGTCGTTGCACACCCAAATCTTCACCCTGCGTCGGCTGCTGGAGCCCGGCCGGGTACCCCGCGCCACCGCGCGCACGCTGCTGACGACGGGCGACGGCTACACGCTGCGCGTCGCCCCGGAGGACGTCGACCTGACGGTCTTCGAGTTCCGTACGGCCGAGGCACGGCGGGCCTGGGCCGCCGGTCGGCCCGAGCGGGCGCGGTCACTGTTCGTCTCCGCGCTGGACCTGTGGCGCGGCAGGCCGCTGGCCGGTGTGCCCGGCCCGTACGCCGAGGCCCAGCGCACCCGGCTGGAGGAGCTGCGCCTGTCGGCGGTCGAGGCCCGCTGGGAGGCCGAGATTGTGCTGGGCGGGCACGACAACGCGATCGGTCCGCTGCGCGTGCTGGCTGCCGAACACCCCTGGCGCGAGCGGGTCCACGAGTTGCTGATGACAGCGCTGTACCACGCCGGACGGCAGGCGGACGCGCTCGATGTCCACGCGCGCGTCCGCCGCGCGCTCGCCGAGGAGCTGGGCACCCGCCCGGGTCCCGGCCTGGACCGGCTCCATCAGGAGATCCTCAACCCCGGACCCGGGCGGCAGGCGGGCGACGCGGCCGAGCGCCGCGCTCCGGACCGGTCCTACGGACCGGCTCAACTGCCCCAGCACATCGCCGACTTCACTGGCCGCAACGATGAGGCCGACCGGCTGTGCGCCGCGCTGGAGAAGGGCGGGATCGTCGCCGTCAGCACCATCAGCGGGATGGGCGGCATCGGCAAGACCGCCCTGGCCGTCCACGTGGCCCAGCGGATCCGCCACCGCTTCCCGGACGGGCAGCTCTACGTGGACCTGAGGGGAACCGACCCCCGGCCCGCGGAGCCCATGGAGGTGCTGGGCCGCTTCCTGTGCGCCCTCGGCGTCCGCGCCGGTTACCTCCCGACGCTGCCCGAGGAGCGGGCCGCCCTCTACCGCTCCATGCTCGCCACCCGGCAGGTGCTCGTCGTGCTGGACAACGCCCGCGACCCGGCCCAGGTGCGCGACCTGCTGCCCGGCGCGCCCGGCAGCGCGGTGCTGCTCACCAGCCGCTCCCGGCTCGTCGGCCTGACCGGGGCCACCCTGGTGGACCTGCGGCCCATGGCGCGGGCTGAGGCCCTGGAGCTGCTGACTCGGATCGTCGGCGAAGAGAGCGTTTCCGCCGAGCCGGAGGCCGCCGTCGAGGTGCTCGACGCCTGTGGCCATCTGCCGCTCGCCGTCCGTATCGTGGCTTCCCGGCTGGTCGCCCGGCCGGACCACGCGCTCGCGGAGACCGTCGCGCTGCTGGCGGACGAGCGGCGCCGCCTCGGCGCGTTGAAGGCGGAGGACACCGCCGTGGAGACGACCTTCCGGCTCGGCATGGAACTGCTGGACGCCGAGCACGTCCGCGCCTTTTGGCTGCTGGCCCTGCCCGAGGTGCCCGAACTGAGTGTGCCCGTCGCCGCGGCGCTGCTCGCCCGGCCGGAGTGGGAGGCGGAGGAGCTGTGTGAGTCGCTGGTGGATCTGAGCCTGCTGGAGTCGGTCGCCCCCGGCTGCTACCGCTACCACGACCTGCTCCGGCTCTTCGCCCGTCAGACCGCATTCACCGAAGTGCCGGACCACGAGCGAACCGCCGCACTCACCCGACTGCTGGAGTTCTGCCTCGCCACCGCCCTCGACGCCCACCGGGCGTCGCTGCCCGACGACGTGTTTCCCGGGCACGTAGCCCCGCTGCGCTGCGAGGGCCTGGACTTCACCGGCCCGCAGAAGGCCACCGCCTGGCTGCTCGACGAGCAGACGTCGCTCCTGGGGCTCATCGAGCAGGCGGCCGGCGACACTTCGCTGTCGCTGACCGTTTGCGCGGACCTGCTGCTGGCCGCGGACCCGCTCGGCCGCCTCGGCGCGCAGCCCTACGGCATCGAACGCGCCGCCCGGACCCTGGCCGAGGCCGCGCGCGCCGCCGGCCACCGCACCGCGGAAGCACGCGCCCTGTACATGCTCGGCAGCTCCGTGCAGCACCGCTTCGCCATGAGGCTCGGCACCCCATCCTTGGACCGGGCCATCGAGCTGTGCCGGGCGGCCGGGGACCGGAGGCTGCTCGCCCACGTCCTGATCACACGGGGCGGAGGCGCGCTGGCCCTGCGCGACTTCACCTTCGCGCACACCCTGCTGACCGAGGCGCTGACCCACAGCAGGGCCCTGGCCAGCCGCGGCATCGAGGCGTACGCGCTCGGCTTCCTCGGCCTGGCCCTGCTGGCCACCGGCCGGGCCGAGGAGGCACTGGCGCACTGCCGCGAGGCGGTCGCCGTCACCCGGGCGACCGGGGACATCGCGGGTCAGGCCAACGCGCTGCACAACCTCGGCCAGGTCTGCCTGCGGACCGGACGGACGTCCGAGACCTTCAACCACCTGCACGAGAGCCTGCGCCTGTGGCGGCAGACGGGCTCCCGCTTCCGCGAGGGCCTGCTGCTCGGCGCGATCGCCGAGGCCCACAACCTCGCGGGACGACCCGTGGAGGCCGCCGAACACGCCGCGCGGGCACGGGACATCGCCGAGGCGCGCGGCGACGCGGGCATCCTCGCCCGAGCCCTAGCCCAGCTGGGCCACGCCCACCGGGTACAGGGCGACACCGACGAGGCCCGGGAGCACTACCGCCGCGCGGAGAGCGTCTTCCGCGAGCTCGGCCTGCCCGACGCGGACGATATCGCGCGGCACCTCAGGGAGCTCTGA
- a CDS encoding antibiotic biosynthesis monooxygenase, translating into MTAVSLEHATVPVDTGEVTLLIARRVEPGHEAAFELWARGILESAAAFPGHLGYGLFRSSGGDAPWFLVHRFRDAEACRAWQESAERAAWFADCEGHHHTEIARRQLTGMETWFAKPGSTRPAPPRWKMAISATLAIYPISVLGSLFLVPRLTALPLLLASAIVACVFNVLMTYVAMPAVSRLLRGWLTP; encoded by the coding sequence GTGACCGCGGTCAGCCTTGAGCACGCCACTGTTCCCGTCGACACGGGAGAGGTGACCCTGTTGATAGCTCGCCGGGTGGAGCCGGGCCACGAGGCCGCCTTCGAGCTGTGGGCGAGGGGCATCCTCGAAAGCGCGGCCGCCTTCCCCGGCCACCTCGGATACGGACTCTTCCGCTCCTCCGGCGGCGACGCCCCCTGGTTCCTCGTCCACCGCTTCCGGGACGCGGAGGCATGCCGTGCCTGGCAGGAGTCGGCGGAGCGGGCGGCCTGGTTCGCCGACTGCGAGGGACACCACCACACCGAGATCGCCCGGCGCCAACTGACGGGCATGGAGACCTGGTTCGCCAAGCCGGGCTCGACACGGCCTGCGCCGCCCCGATGGAAGATGGCGATCAGCGCGACCCTGGCGATCTACCCGATCTCCGTACTCGGAAGCCTCTTTCTCGTGCCACGCCTGACCGCACTCCCCCTCCTACTCGCCAGCGCGATCGTGGCCTGCGTCTTCAACGTGCTCATGACGTACGTGGCGATGCCCGCCGTCAGCAGACTCCTGCGCGGCTGGCTCACTCCGTAG